One genomic segment of Bacteroides caccae includes these proteins:
- a CDS encoding phosphatidylserine decarboxylase family protein — translation MGRLKKLKKIRIHREGTHILWGSFLLLLLINAALYWGIDCKIPFYVVAVASIVVYLLMVNFFRCPIRLFGQDTEKIVVAPADGKIVVIEEVDENEYFHDRRLMVSIFMSIVNVHANWYPVDGTIKKVAHHNGNFMKAWLPKASTENERSTVVIETPEGVEILTRQIAGAVARRIVTYAEVGEECYIDEHMGFIKFGSRVDVYLPLGTEVCVSMGQLTTGNQTVIAKLK, via the coding sequence ATGGGTCGACTAAAAAAATTAAAAAAGATACGTATTCACCGCGAAGGAACACATATATTATGGGGTAGCTTCTTGCTGCTGCTATTGATTAATGCCGCTCTTTATTGGGGGATCGATTGCAAAATACCTTTTTATGTGGTAGCAGTGGCGAGCATCGTTGTCTATCTGCTAATGGTGAACTTCTTCCGCTGTCCCATCCGCCTTTTCGGACAAGATACGGAAAAAATAGTCGTAGCCCCCGCCGACGGAAAGATTGTCGTCATTGAAGAAGTAGACGAGAATGAATATTTCCACGACCGCCGGTTAATGGTTTCTATCTTTATGAGCATCGTTAATGTGCACGCCAACTGGTATCCGGTGGATGGAACAATCAAGAAGGTCGCCCACCACAACGGTAATTTTATGAAAGCCTGGTTGCCGAAAGCCAGCACGGAAAACGAACGTTCGACAGTCGTTATCGAAACTCCGGAAGGAGTAGAAATACTTACCCGCCAGATAGCCGGGGCTGTGGCACGCCGCATCGTCACCTATGCTGAAGTAGGCGAAGAATGTTATATTGACGAGCACATGGGATTCATCAAATTCGGTTCCCGTGTGGATGTATATTTGCCCCTTGGTACAGAAGTTTGTGTCAGTATGGGACAGTTAACGACCGGTAACCAGACGGTTATCGCCAAACTTAAATAA
- the pssA gene encoding CDP-diacylglycerol--serine O-phosphatidyltransferase, translating to MTNVIKNNIPNTVTCLNLFSGCIACVMAFEAKYELALLFIVLSSIFDFFDGLLARALNAHSIIGKDLDSLADDVSFGVAPSLIVFSLFKEMYYPATMEFIAPYLPYAAFLISVFSALRLAKFNNDTRQTSSFVGLPVPANALFWGSLVAGAHDLLVSETCHPVYLFILVCLFSWLLVSEIPMFSLKFKNLSWKDNKISFIFLIICIPFLVFLEIASFAAIIVWYILLSLFTRKMK from the coding sequence ATGACAAACGTTATTAAAAATAATATTCCCAATACAGTAACCTGCCTGAACCTTTTCTCCGGTTGTATCGCCTGCGTTATGGCTTTTGAAGCCAAATATGAGCTGGCATTACTTTTCATCGTTTTAAGCTCTATCTTCGATTTCTTCGACGGACTGCTGGCACGTGCACTCAACGCTCACTCAATCATCGGAAAGGATCTGGACTCATTGGCAGATGACGTCAGTTTCGGTGTCGCTCCTTCATTGATTGTCTTCTCTCTGTTCAAAGAGATGTACTATCCGGCAACCATGGAGTTTATTGCTCCTTACCTACCCTATGCGGCATTTTTGATTTCCGTGTTCTCCGCGCTGCGCTTGGCCAAGTTCAATAATGACACACGGCAGACAAGCTCTTTCGTAGGGCTGCCAGTTCCTGCAAATGCATTGTTTTGGGGTTCTTTAGTAGCAGGCGCACATGACTTGCTGGTCTCCGAAACCTGTCATCCTGTCTACCTTTTTATATTAGTATGTCTGTTTTCGTGGCTGTTGGTATCCGAGATACCGATGTTTTCCCTGAAATTCAAGAATCTCTCATGGAAGGACAACAAAATAAGTTTTATATTCCTGATTATCTGCATTCCCTTCCTTGTATTTCTGGAAATTGCCAGCTTTGCAGCCATCATTGTATGGTATATTTTACTTTCACTTTTTACAAGAAAAATGAAATAA
- a CDS encoding DUF4834 family protein has translation MHILLFILFFIIAIIVFGLSIVGFLLRTIFGIGRRSSSSHHGKTGQSQQSYNQGSYNSNDDEEEILSENTSARKHKKIFTQDDGEYVDFEEIKE, from the coding sequence ATGCATATACTTTTATTTATACTCTTTTTTATTATTGCCATTATCGTATTTGGCCTCTCGATTGTAGGATTTCTGTTAAGAACAATTTTCGGGATCGGACGCCGTTCGTCATCGTCACATCACGGGAAGACCGGACAAAGCCAACAAAGCTACAATCAAGGGTCGTACAATTCTAATGATGATGAAGAGGAAATTCTGTCCGAGAATACTTCGGCAAGAAAGCACAAAAAAATATTCACCCAAGATGATGGTGAATATGTAGATTTCGAGGAAATAAAAGAATAA
- a CDS encoding nucleoside deaminase: protein MLDDTYFMKQALIEAGKAAERGEVPVGAVVVCKERIIARAHNLTETLNDVTAHAEMQAITAAANVLGGKYLSECTLYVTVEPCVMCAGAIAWAQTGKLVFGAEDEKRGYQRYAADALHPKTVVVKGILADECAALMREFFAAKRK from the coding sequence ATGCTGGACGATACTTACTTCATGAAACAAGCCCTGATAGAGGCGGGCAAAGCTGCCGAACGGGGAGAAGTTCCGGTAGGGGCAGTCGTTGTCTGTAAGGAACGAATTATTGCACGTGCTCATAATCTCACAGAAACGTTGAATGATGTGACGGCTCATGCCGAAATGCAGGCTATCACTGCTGCTGCCAATGTGCTTGGTGGTAAGTATCTGAGTGAATGCACACTCTATGTTACTGTTGAACCTTGCGTGATGTGTGCCGGTGCCATTGCTTGGGCGCAGACCGGAAAGCTAGTGTTTGGTGCCGAAGATGAAAAACGCGGATATCAGAGATATGCGGCAGACGCTTTGCATCCTAAGACAGTTGTTGTAAAAGGCATATTGGCTGATGAATGTGCTGCTCTTATGAGAGAATTCTTTGCGGCGAAACGGAAATAA
- a CDS encoding YraN family protein: MAKHNDLGKAGENAAAAYLEKEDYLIRHRNWRKGHFELDIVAAKDNELVVVEVKTRSNTEFAQPEDAVDVPKIRRTVRAADTYIKLFQIDIPVRFDIITVVGENGNFEIEHIKEAFLPPLF, translated from the coding sequence ATGGCCAAACATAATGATTTAGGGAAAGCTGGAGAAAACGCAGCAGCGGCTTATCTTGAGAAGGAAGATTATCTCATCCGCCACCGGAACTGGCGTAAAGGACATTTCGAACTGGACATTGTAGCAGCAAAAGATAATGAACTGGTGGTCGTGGAAGTAAAGACTCGCAGTAACACCGAGTTTGCTCAACCGGAAGATGCTGTGGATGTACCGAAAATAAGACGTACAGTACGTGCTGCGGATACGTACATAAAGCTATTTCAGATTGACATTCCGGTTCGCTTCGATATCATTACGGTAGTGGGTGAAAACGGCAATTTCGAGATTGAGCATATCAAGGAAGCATTTCTTCCTCCTTTATTCTAA
- a CDS encoding MmcQ/YjbR family DNA-binding protein: MNVETVREYCLSKKGATESFPFDDVSLVIKVMNKMFALIDLEGANSIALKCDPEKAIELREHYAGIEGAYHFNKKYWNSVRFDSDADDKLIKELIDHSYDEVIKKFTKKLRTEYDALP, translated from the coding sequence ATGAACGTAGAAACTGTCAGAGAATACTGCCTCAGCAAGAAAGGAGCAACTGAATCTTTCCCTTTCGATGATGTGTCACTTGTCATAAAAGTGATGAATAAGATGTTTGCCCTTATTGATCTGGAAGGAGCAAACAGTATTGCATTAAAATGTGATCCGGAAAAAGCGATTGAACTGCGCGAACATTATGCCGGCATCGAAGGAGCTTATCATTTCAACAAGAAATACTGGAACAGCGTCCGCTTCGACAGTGATGCAGATGATAAACTTATAAAAGAACTGATCGATCATTCTTATGATGAAGTAATCAAGAAGTTTACTAAAAAGCTACGTACAGAATATGATGCGCTCCCCTAA
- a CDS encoding biotin--[acetyl-CoA-carboxylase] ligase, which translates to MMRSPKRFPVPLVHINETNSTNNYLQALCARQQTEEFTTVVADFQTSGRGQRGNSWEAEPDKNLLFSFVIFPVFLEARQQFLISQIVSLAIKEELDTYTTNISIKWPNDIYWKDKKICGMLIENDLMGRNISQSIAGVGININQEVFHSSAPNPVSLFQITGKQYDIFNILEHIMLRIQIYYDLLQKNNTALITAQYERSLFRKEGMYRYKDVNGEFMANIVCVEPEGRLILEDETQTKRGYMFKEVEYLLK; encoded by the coding sequence ATGATGCGCTCCCCTAAACGATTTCCGGTCCCATTGGTTCATATCAATGAAACGAACTCTACCAACAATTATTTGCAAGCTCTTTGCGCACGACAACAAACAGAAGAGTTCACCACTGTGGTTGCAGACTTTCAAACGTCCGGACGAGGACAACGTGGCAATTCGTGGGAAGCAGAACCTGATAAGAACCTTCTTTTCAGTTTTGTGATTTTTCCAGTCTTTTTGGAAGCCAGACAACAGTTCCTTATCTCTCAAATTGTATCATTAGCAATCAAGGAAGAACTGGATACTTACACCACCAATATTTCTATTAAATGGCCGAACGATATTTATTGGAAAGATAAGAAAATATGCGGAATGTTGATAGAAAATGACTTAATGGGAAGAAATATCAGCCAAAGCATTGCAGGAGTAGGAATAAATATCAATCAGGAAGTGTTTCACAGCTCTGCTCCCAATCCCGTATCATTATTTCAGATCACAGGAAAACAATATGATATATTCAATATATTAGAGCATATAATGCTACGTATTCAAATTTATTACGACTTACTTCAAAAAAACAATACGGCACTCATAACCGCCCAATATGAAAGGTCGCTTTTTAGAAAAGAGGGAATGTACCGGTATAAAGACGTCAATGGCGAATTTATGGCTAATATTGTTTGTGTTGAACCTGAAGGAAGACTCATTTTAGAGGACGAAACACAAACAAAAAGAGGTTATATGTTTAAAGAAGTGGAATATTTATTGAAATAA
- a CDS encoding zinc-dependent metalloproteinase lipoprotein, whose product MKTRLIFLLPLLWLLIGCEDSEPESKPDSTDPPLIEYHYELPVVFHVLYQNEQQNIKKGRIQEIITDCNKYYQNRLGSNSVDMNLEFVLATENPQGVKLDEPGVHPIQVSNPVQDCEVFMTDKANLKYLWDTDKYINIMLYPFKQDENSEGVILGISHLPYTIKPDYLEGLNQLNGIPSHSSLKYPHCISINNTYINSTPSNESKKIYSSTDIVATIAHELAHYLGLFHTFSESDDEGLNTCMDTDYCDDTPTYDREAYSNWMQSYIESKNGIKNMSLSEFNKLFERKDCVTNLTSTPNNIMDYDISWVNRFTPNQQERIRYVLMHSPLVPGPKVERTTTRTLSGEQELPMRMIK is encoded by the coding sequence ATGAAAACAAGATTAATTTTCCTGCTTCCATTATTATGGTTGCTTATTGGCTGTGAAGATTCCGAACCGGAGTCAAAACCGGATTCCACCGATCCTCCACTAATAGAATATCATTATGAACTTCCAGTTGTCTTTCATGTTCTCTATCAGAATGAACAACAGAATATTAAAAAAGGACGAATTCAGGAGATCATAACAGACTGCAATAAATATTATCAAAATCGTTTGGGCAGTAACAGCGTAGATATGAACCTTGAATTTGTTCTCGCCACAGAAAATCCTCAAGGGGTAAAACTTGATGAGCCCGGTGTACATCCAATTCAAGTAAGCAATCCTGTGCAAGACTGTGAGGTTTTTATGACAGACAAAGCTAATCTTAAATATTTGTGGGATACCGACAAATACATAAATATCATGCTTTACCCTTTCAAGCAAGATGAGAATTCTGAAGGTGTAATTTTAGGTATATCTCATTTACCATATACAATCAAGCCCGATTATCTAGAAGGACTAAATCAATTAAATGGTATTCCCAGCCACAGTTCGCTCAAATATCCTCATTGTATTTCTATTAATAATACATATATAAACAGTACACCAAGTAATGAATCTAAAAAAATATATAGTTCTACTGATATAGTGGCAACAATCGCCCATGAATTAGCCCATTATCTCGGATTATTCCATACATTCTCCGAATCGGATGATGAAGGACTTAATACATGTATGGACACAGACTATTGCGATGACACTCCAACCTATGATAGAGAAGCATATAGCAATTGGATGCAAAGTTATATCGAATCAAAGAACGGCATAAAGAACATGAGTCTTAGCGAATTTAACAAATTGTTTGAACGAAAAGACTGCGTCACTAATCTAACATCCACTCCAAACAACATAATGGACTATGATATATCTTGGGTAAACCGTTTCACTCCCAATCAACAAGAACGTATTCGCTATGTGTTGATGCATAGTCCTCTCGTTCCCGGTCCCAAAGTAGAAAGAACAACTACTCGTACGCTATCCGGGGAACAGGAACTTCCGATGAGAATGATAAAATAG
- a CDS encoding tetratricopeptide repeat protein, with product MRTLTIFFLSLFSLPLMLNAQSVDEMLQKVSAAIEAGQQGQAMSYFRQTISLNIDRTEMYYWTNIDKSSEISVKLANELAIAFRKKRNYDKAYLFYKELLQKAPNNVAYLESCAEMQVCRGQEKDALRMYETILQLDADNLAANIFLGNYYYLMAEQEKKKLETDYKKISSPTKMQYARYRDGLSKLFATGYEKARNSLQKVVLRFPSTEAQKTLDKIFIIEKEVKR from the coding sequence ATGAGAACCTTAACTATATTTTTTTTGTCTCTGTTTTCATTGCCGCTGATGCTGAATGCACAGTCGGTTGATGAGATGTTGCAGAAAGTGTCTGCCGCTATTGAAGCCGGGCAGCAAGGGCAGGCTATGAGCTATTTCCGTCAAACGATTAGCTTGAATATAGATCGTACGGAAATGTATTATTGGACAAATATTGATAAGAGCAGTGAGATTAGTGTGAAGTTGGCTAACGAGCTGGCTATTGCATTTAGAAAGAAACGAAATTACGACAAAGCTTATCTGTTCTATAAAGAATTACTTCAAAAGGCTCCCAATAATGTAGCTTATCTGGAATCTTGTGCAGAAATGCAGGTATGTCGTGGGCAGGAAAAGGATGCTTTGCGAATGTATGAGACGATATTGCAACTGGATGCGGACAACTTAGCTGCTAACATCTTCTTGGGTAATTATTATTATCTAATGGCGGAACAGGAGAAAAAGAAGTTGGAAACCGATTATAAGAAAATTTCTTCCCCTACAAAGATGCAGTACGCACGATACCGCGATGGATTATCGAAATTATTTGCTACGGGATATGAAAAGGCAAGAAATTCTTTGCAGAAGGTTGTTTTAAGGTTTCCTTCTACGGAGGCGCAAAAGACGTTGGACAAGATATTTATAATAGAAAAAGAGGTGAAGCGCTAA
- a CDS encoding MATE family efflux transporter yields MINIKLYSENRRILQIAIPSIISNITVPLLGLIDVTIVGHLGSPAYIGAIAVGGMLFNIIYWIFGFLRMGTSGMTSQAYGQHDLNEITRLLLRSVGVGLSIAICLLILQYPILKLAFTFIQTTPEVEQLATTYFYICIWGAPAMLGLYGFAGWFIGMQNSRFPMYIAITQNIVNITASLCLVYLLDMKVAGVATGTLIAQYAGFIMAILLYIRYYSKLRKRIAWREIWQKQAMYRFFQVNRDIFFRTLCLVIVTMFFTSAGAAQGEIVLAVNTLLMQLFTLFSYIMDGFAYAGEALAGRYIGARNQPALRNTVNHLFYWGVGLSAAFTLLYAIGGKGFLELLTNDTSVINASDTYFYWALAIPLAGFSAFLWDGVFIGATATRSMLYSMLIASASFFLVYYAFHDFLGNHALWLAFLIYLSLRGIVQTFIGRQIVRKVIVPQ; encoded by the coding sequence ATGATAAATATAAAATTGTACTCCGAAAACAGACGCATATTACAGATTGCCATACCGTCCATTATATCGAATATCACCGTCCCTTTACTGGGATTGATTGACGTAACTATCGTCGGTCACCTCGGTTCTCCGGCCTATATCGGAGCCATTGCCGTAGGAGGAATGTTATTCAACATCATCTACTGGATTTTCGGTTTCCTCCGTATGGGGACGAGCGGCATGACCTCGCAGGCTTACGGGCAACATGACTTGAATGAAATCACCCGGTTATTACTCCGCTCCGTCGGCGTCGGTCTATCCATTGCAATCTGTCTGTTAATACTCCAGTATCCTATCCTAAAACTTGCATTTACTTTTATACAGACGACTCCGGAAGTTGAACAACTGGCAACCACCTATTTCTATATCTGTATCTGGGGAGCACCTGCCATGTTAGGGTTGTATGGATTTGCAGGCTGGTTTATCGGAATGCAAAATTCACGTTTCCCGATGTATATCGCCATTACGCAAAATATCGTCAATATCACAGCCAGCTTATGCCTTGTCTATCTGCTGGACATGAAAGTGGCAGGAGTAGCTACCGGAACCCTTATCGCCCAATATGCAGGGTTCATAATGGCAATATTACTATATATCCGTTATTACAGCAAACTCCGCAAACGAATTGCCTGGCGGGAGATATGGCAGAAACAAGCTATGTACCGCTTCTTTCAGGTCAACCGGGATATATTCTTCCGTACACTTTGCTTGGTTATCGTCACTATGTTTTTCACTTCAGCCGGAGCCGCACAAGGCGAGATCGTATTAGCCGTAAACACATTGCTCATGCAATTATTCACTCTCTTTTCTTATATCATGGACGGTTTTGCTTATGCCGGTGAAGCGTTAGCAGGACGTTATATAGGCGCAAGAAACCAACCGGCTCTCCGTAACACAGTCAATCACCTGTTCTATTGGGGCGTCGGTCTTTCTGCAGCATTCACCCTTTTGTATGCAATAGGCGGAAAAGGCTTTCTCGAATTACTGACTAATGACACTTCAGTAATAAACGCTTCCGACACCTACTTCTATTGGGCACTCGCCATTCCGTTGGCCGGTTTTTCCGCTTTTCTGTGGGACGGAGTTTTTATCGGTGCCACTGCCACCCGTTCCATGCTTTATTCAATGCTGATTGCTTCTGCCAGCTTTTTCCTCGTCTACTATGCTTTCCATGACTTTTTAGGCAATCATGCTTTGTGGCTCGCTTTCCTCATTTATCTTTCATTGAGAGGAATTGTACAAACCTTTATCGGAAGGCAAATCGTGAGAAAAGTAATCGTACCGCAATGA
- the pyrH gene encoding UMP kinase, which produces MAKYKRVLLKLSGESLMGEKQYGIDEKRLAEYAAQIKEIHEQGVQIGIVIGGGNIFRGLSGANKGFDRVKGDQMGMLATVINSLALSSALVAAGVKARVLTAVRMEPIGEFYSKWKAIEHMENGEIVIMSAGTGNPFFTTDTGSSLRGIEIEADVMLKGTRVDGIYTADPEKDPTAIKFHDITYDEVLKRGLKVMDLTATCMCKENNLPIVVFDMDTVGNLKKVISGEEIGTIVHN; this is translated from the coding sequence ATGGCAAAGTATAAAAGAGTCTTGCTGAAATTAAGCGGAGAAAGCCTTATGGGCGAAAAGCAATATGGCATTGATGAAAAAAGACTGGCAGAATATGCTGCACAAATCAAAGAAATTCATGAACAAGGCGTACAGATCGGCATCGTGATTGGCGGAGGAAACATTTTCCGTGGTTTGAGTGGAGCCAATAAAGGATTCGACCGTGTGAAAGGCGACCAAATGGGGATGCTGGCAACTGTTATCAATAGTCTGGCATTGAGTTCGGCCTTGGTAGCTGCCGGGGTGAAAGCCCGTGTGCTTACAGCAGTCCGCATGGAACCGATCGGCGAATTTTATAGTAAGTGGAAAGCGATCGAACACATGGAAAACGGTGAAATCGTCATCATGTCTGCAGGAACGGGAAATCCTTTCTTTACTACCGATACAGGATCTTCATTGAGAGGAATCGAAATCGAGGCAGACGTGATGCTGAAAGGGACTCGTGTGGACGGCATTTATACAGCCGACCCGGAGAAAGACCCTACGGCAATCAAGTTCCACGACATCACTTACGATGAAGTGCTGAAACGTGGCCTGAAAGTAATGGATCTGACGGCTACTTGTATGTGCAAAGAAAACAACCTGCCCATTGTCGTTTTCGACATGGATACGGTAGGCAATCTGAAAAAAGTAATCAGCGGAGAAGAAATAGGTACAATTGTACACAACTAA
- a CDS encoding DMT family transporter, which translates to MNSKTKGFIYGAIAAASYGMNPLFTLPLYAAGMSVDTVLFYRYFFAVIVLGILMKMQHQSFALRKADILPLVIMGLLFSFSSLLLFMSYNYMDAGIASTILFVYPVMVAVIMGAFFKEKISAITVFSILLALAGIALLYQGDGGKPLSTIGIIFVLLSSLSYAIYIVGVNRSTLKNLSTTKLTFYAILFGLSVYIVRLNFLTDLQVIPTAWLWGDVLALAILPTAVSLVCTALAIHYIGSTPTAILGALEPVTALFFGVLLFHEKLTPRLMVGILMIITAVTLIIIGKSLIKKMSMLLQVNKK; encoded by the coding sequence ATGAACAGCAAAACCAAAGGTTTTATTTATGGAGCGATTGCCGCCGCAAGTTACGGTATGAATCCTCTTTTTACACTCCCGCTCTATGCAGCCGGCATGAGCGTCGATACTGTTTTATTTTATCGTTACTTTTTTGCTGTCATCGTACTAGGGATACTGATGAAGATGCAGCATCAATCTTTCGCCCTTCGTAAAGCGGATATTCTTCCGCTGGTTATTATGGGATTGTTGTTTTCGTTTTCTTCCTTACTACTGTTCATGAGCTACAACTATATGGATGCAGGAATCGCGTCAACGATCCTGTTCGTTTATCCGGTAATGGTAGCGGTCATTATGGGAGCGTTCTTTAAAGAGAAGATTTCAGCAATCACCGTCTTTTCCATTCTACTGGCTCTCGCCGGCATTGCCCTGCTTTATCAGGGAGACGGAGGCAAACCGTTGTCTACCATTGGAATCATCTTTGTCCTGCTATCATCGCTATCTTATGCCATATATATAGTAGGTGTCAACCGCTCGACACTGAAAAACCTATCGACAACAAAACTCACTTTTTACGCTATTTTGTTCGGTCTGTCGGTCTACATCGTCCGTCTGAACTTCCTGACGGATTTGCAAGTGATACCTACCGCGTGGCTCTGGGGAGATGTATTGGCACTGGCTATCCTGCCTACTGCCGTATCACTGGTTTGCACAGCATTGGCTATCCATTACATAGGTTCCACTCCGACCGCCATACTGGGGGCTCTGGAACCTGTGACCGCTTTATTTTTCGGTGTCCTTCTGTTTCACGAAAAGCTGACACCCCGCTTAATGGTCGGTATTCTGATGATTATTACAGCAGTTACCCTAATCATCATCGGTAAGTCACTCATAAAAAAGATGAGTATGCTGTTGCAGGTGAACAAAAAATAA
- the frr gene encoding ribosome recycling factor gives MVDVKTCLDNAQEKMDMAIMYLEEALAHIRAGKASTRLLDGIRVDSYGSMVPISNVAAVTTPDARSITIKPWDKSMFRVIEKAIIDSDLGIMPENNGEIIRIGIPPLTEERRKQLAKQCKGEGETAKVSVRNARRDGIDALKKAVKDGLAEDEQKNAEAKLQKIHDKYIKQIDDMLAEKDKEIMTV, from the coding sequence ATGGTAGACGTAAAGACTTGCCTTGACAATGCACAAGAGAAAATGGATATGGCCATTATGTATCTGGAAGAAGCGCTGGCACATATCCGCGCCGGAAAAGCGAGTACCCGACTGTTGGACGGTATCCGCGTAGATTCTTACGGAAGCATGGTTCCTATCAGCAATGTAGCAGCCGTAACGACTCCTGATGCACGCAGCATCACTATCAAGCCGTGGGACAAAAGTATGTTCCGTGTAATCGAAAAAGCCATTATCGACTCTGATCTCGGCATCATGCCCGAAAACAATGGTGAAATAATCCGTATCGGTATTCCCCCATTGACCGAAGAACGTCGTAAACAACTGGCCAAACAGTGTAAAGGAGAAGGTGAAACTGCCAAAGTGAGCGTACGCAACGCCCGCCGTGACGGTATCGACGCACTGAAAAAAGCTGTAAAAGACGGATTGGCAGAAGATGAACAGAAGAATGCGGAAGCCAAACTGCAAAAAATCCACGATAAGTATATCAAGCAAATAGATGATATGCTGGCTGAAAAGGATAAAGAAATCATGACCGTTTAA
- the rsgA gene encoding ribosome small subunit-dependent GTPase A — protein MHGLVIKNTGSWYQVKTDDGQFIECKIKGNFRLKGIRSTNPIAVGDRVQIITNQEGTAFINEIEDRKNYIIRRSSNLSKQSHILAANLDQCMLVVTVNYPETSTIFIDRFLASAEAYRVPVKLVFNKVDVYNEEELHYLDALINLYTHIGYPCFKVSAKNGDGIDEIKKALEGKITLFSGHSGVGKSTLINAILPGIETKTGEISTYHNKGMHTTTFSEMFPVDGDGYIIDTPGIKGFGTFDMEEEEIGHYFPEIFKVSAECKYGNCTHRHEPGCAVRKAVEEHLISESRYASYLNMLEDKEEGKYRAAY, from the coding sequence GTGCACGGATTAGTAATCAAAAACACAGGCAGTTGGTACCAGGTGAAAACCGACGACGGACAATTTATTGAATGTAAGATCAAAGGTAATTTCCGGTTAAAAGGGATTCGCAGTACCAATCCGATAGCCGTGGGCGACCGTGTTCAGATTATAACCAATCAAGAGGGCACTGCTTTTATCAACGAAATAGAAGATAGGAAGAACTACATCATCCGTCGTTCTTCCAATCTTTCTAAACAATCGCATATACTTGCCGCCAACCTCGACCAATGTATGTTGGTGGTAACTGTCAACTATCCCGAGACTTCCACCATTTTTATCGACCGTTTTCTTGCGTCCGCAGAAGCCTATCGGGTTCCCGTCAAATTAGTATTTAATAAGGTAGACGTTTACAACGAAGAAGAATTGCATTATCTGGACGCACTTATTAACCTGTATACGCATATCGGCTACCCTTGTTTCAAGGTTTCCGCAAAGAACGGTGACGGAATAGACGAAATCAAAAAGGCGCTCGAAGGTAAGATTACTCTTTTCTCCGGACATTCGGGTGTAGGGAAATCGACTCTTATCAATGCTATACTGCCGGGAATTGAAACAAAAACCGGCGAAATCTCCACTTATCACAATAAGGGAATGCATACCACCACTTTCTCCGAAATGTTCCCGGTAGACGGAGACGGATATATTATTGATACTCCGGGCATCAAAGGTTTCGGAACATTCGATATGGAGGAAGAAGAAATTGGTCATTATTTTCCTGAAATATTCAAAGTTTCCGCCGAGTGCAAATATGGCAACTGCACGCATCGTCACGAACCGGGATGTGCTGTGCGCAAAGCGGTAGAGGAGCATTTAATCAGCGAATCTCGCTATGCTTCTTATCTGAATATGCTGGAGGATAAAGAAGAAGGAAAGTACCGGGCTGCTTACTAG